One stretch of Lacrimispora sphenoides DNA includes these proteins:
- a CDS encoding PadR family transcriptional regulator, with protein sequence MKENTGKSKYVMLGMLARMPQTGYTIKKWIENEYSHFWQESYGQIYPTLKKMVAEGLAVTSNNTPTGNGRGQIVYNITDAGRKELSDWLREEPEIERIRYELLLKVSFGENTEPEVLLDHLDNFIRRNDKLVKEMNGYMELCGQFKEQDIDCSYSQLTALCGVYVYSAMRDWAVEAKKIIIEKEDDN encoded by the coding sequence ATGAAAGAAAATACAGGGAAATCAAAATATGTAATGCTGGGAATGCTCGCCCGCATGCCGCAGACTGGTTATACCATAAAAAAATGGATAGAGAACGAATACAGCCATTTCTGGCAGGAGAGTTATGGTCAGATCTATCCGACTCTCAAGAAAATGGTGGCTGAGGGGCTTGCCGTCACCTCTAATAACACGCCGACTGGAAATGGGCGGGGACAGATCGTATACAATATCACTGACGCAGGCAGAAAAGAGCTCTCAGATTGGCTGAGGGAGGAGCCGGAAATCGAGAGGATCAGGTACGAACTATTGCTTAAAGTTTCCTTTGGTGAAAACACGGAGCCGGAGGTGCTGCTTGATCATCTGGACAATTTTATCAGAAGAAATGATAAGCTGGTCAAAGAAATGAACGGCTATATGGAGCTCTGCGGGCAGTTTAAGGAACAAGATATTGACTGCTCCTACAGTCAGCTGACCGCACTTTGCGGCGTTTATGTTTATTCTGCAATGAGGGATTGGGCTGTTGAGGCAAAGAAAATAATTATAGAGAAAGAAGATGATAACTGA
- a CDS encoding flavodoxin family protein — MSTLVVYFSFTGSTKFIAEKIAETLGADITELKTSKNYPKEGFRKYFWGGKSVIFGDKPTLTNELVDLNQYDTIIIGTPIWAGSFTPPMKSFISQYNIQGKRIALFASHAGGGAQKCFTKLKKELSGNEFIGEIDFVEPKKSLEENLPKAVSWAKGLAI; from the coding sequence ATGAGCACTCTGGTTGTATATTTTTCGTTTACTGGCAGTACGAAATTCATCGCAGAAAAGATTGCAGAAACGCTGGGCGCTGACATTACGGAGTTAAAAACAAGCAAAAACTATCCGAAAGAAGGATTCCGGAAATACTTTTGGGGAGGAAAGAGTGTCATATTTGGAGATAAGCCAACATTAACAAATGAACTCGTTGATTTAAATCAGTATGACACGATTATAATTGGAACCCCCATCTGGGCCGGGTCATTTACACCGCCAATGAAAAGCTTTATCAGTCAATACAATATCCAGGGCAAACGGATCGCTCTGTTTGCCAGCCATGCAGGAGGCGGAGCCCAAAAGTGCTTTACAAAACTAAAGAAAGAGCTTTCCGGGAACGAATTCATCGGTGAAATAGATTTTGTAGAACCAAAGAAAAGCTTAGAGGAAAATTTGCCGAAAGCTGTCAGTTGGGCCAAGGGCCTTGCCATCTGA